The Aureispira anguillae genome contains a region encoding:
- a CDS encoding T9SS type A sorting domain-containing protein, translated as MTKKITILKKAFLGLFISGTVTFNATAQQWDTVGVAGFSAGVSTFQNIEVYNDTLYTAYADGTQANKVTVKKYDGTSWVTVGTDGFSAGSGTELDLEINSAGELYVVYEDNANSNGITVMKYNGATWGIVGTANLANSQGQKPSLAFDANDVPYVAFLSGANIPNLEIVVNKFDGSNWVAVGGALVSINSTNYPNHANIAFDANNVPHVTYSASGTNIKRFDGTNWVSVGTSTVISAGEATYQDLLFDANGNANIAYRDHANGGKTTVLNYSSNTWSTVGTAGFTAGGSTYQKLGISSNGVLYVVQQDQNVTSHVSVYVYDGTSWMLLGGAPAASGSKNYTDMVINDDVVYVIFQDGLNASRAVVLNYNIGVAIDKIQALNNSVTIYPNPVYDQLVIEGIDAIEAINILTIDGKLVKSVASTNNTVAISEVPQGVYWLQIRTAKGIAHKRFVKK; from the coding sequence ATGACGAAAAAAATAACAATTCTGAAAAAAGCCTTTTTAGGTTTGTTTATAAGTGGTACCGTTACTTTTAACGCCACTGCTCAACAATGGGATACGGTTGGCGTAGCAGGATTTTCTGCTGGGGTATCAACATTTCAAAATATTGAGGTTTATAACGATACTCTATATACTGCGTATGCCGATGGTACGCAAGCTAATAAAGTGACCGTCAAAAAATACGATGGAACGAGCTGGGTCACTGTTGGAACGGATGGTTTTTCGGCAGGAAGTGGAACGGAGTTGGATTTGGAAATCAATAGTGCAGGGGAGTTGTATGTAGTTTATGAAGACAATGCCAATTCTAATGGAATTACGGTTATGAAATACAATGGTGCAACCTGGGGAATTGTAGGTACAGCTAATCTTGCCAATAGTCAAGGACAAAAGCCAAGTTTAGCGTTTGATGCCAATGATGTTCCTTATGTTGCGTTTTTGTCAGGTGCTAACATACCTAATTTGGAGATTGTTGTCAATAAATTTGATGGCAGCAATTGGGTTGCTGTTGGGGGAGCATTGGTTTCGATTAATTCAACCAATTACCCCAATCATGCTAATATTGCGTTTGATGCTAATAATGTTCCTCATGTTACCTACAGTGCTTCAGGGACTAATATTAAGCGTTTTGATGGCACGAATTGGGTTAGTGTAGGAACTAGCACGGTTATTTCAGCAGGTGAAGCAACCTACCAAGATTTATTGTTTGATGCCAATGGGAATGCTAATATAGCTTATAGAGATCATGCGAATGGGGGGAAAACAACGGTACTCAATTATTCATCCAATACTTGGTCTACGGTTGGAACAGCTGGTTTTACAGCAGGAGGATCTACTTATCAAAAATTAGGAATTAGCAGTAATGGGGTGCTTTATGTGGTTCAACAAGATCAAAATGTGACTTCTCACGTGTCTGTTTATGTTTATGATGGAACGAGTTGGATGCTATTAGGTGGCGCACCTGCTGCATCTGGAAGTAAGAACTATACGGATATGGTCATTAATGATGATGTTGTGTATGTCATATTCCAAGATGGTTTAAATGCAAGTAGAGCGGTTGTTTTGAATTATAATATAGGGGTGGCAATTGATAAAATTCAAGCCTTAAACAATTCTGTAACAATTTACCCAAATCCTGTTTACGATCAATTGGTCATCGAAGGCATTGATGCTATAGAAGCAATCAATATTCTTACCATTGATGGCAAACTAGTAAAGTCTGTCGCTTCTACCAATAATACGGTTGCGATTTCTGAAGTGCCTCAAGGTGTTTATTGGCTTCAGATTAGAACAGCAAAAGGAATTGCGCACAAGCGTTTTGTGAAAAAATAG
- a CDS encoding aldehyde dehydrogenase family protein produces MNIKKIFETMEYGPAPESPKAALDWLKKHNNKFGYYSNGKWETPSTKKYFPSVNPSNKEVLAEIAHAGEKDVNKAVKAAKKALPKWVKLGAHGRARYLYAMARQIQKNARLFAVLESMDNGKPIRESRDIDIPLVARHFYHHAGWAQLMDTELKDYKELGVIGQIIPWNFPLLMLAWKIAPALAMGNTVVLKPAEFTSLTALLFAEICDQIGLPAGVVNIVTGEGDTGAAIVKHPDVDKIAFTGSTEVGKIIRKATAGSGKKLSLELGGKSPFIVFEDADLDSVVEGIVDAIWFNQGQVCCAGSRLLVQESVADALYKKIKARMKKLRVGDALDKCIDMGAVVDQSQLKTITKLVKQGIAEGGEVYQATERCPTEGFYYPPTLFTDVQPSSSVAQVEIFGPVLVAMTFRTHAEAIKLANNTRYGLAASIWTDNINLALEVAPKIKAGVVWINCTNVFDAAAGFGGYRESGFGREGGKEGLYEYMKPRINDSFAKEPFLLPQTKDVVTSTSAIPAIDKTAKMYIGGKQVRPDGGYTTKIYNPNGQYVGDVSEGNRKDIRNAVEAAHKNTSWGGKTGHARAQVLYFIAENLAYRKQELAERIAVSINVKMATALEEVELSIQRIYYYAAMADKYDGNVHHTISRNVTLAMPEAIGVMAVICPNESPLLGFISAVIPAITMGNNVVVVPSETAPLLATDFYQILETSDVPAGTVNIVTGNQAELAAVLAKHDDVDGIWYFGNQKVSAMIEQASTDNMKRTWVSHGKYRNWHEVAHGQGDTFLRKASQIKNIWVPYGE; encoded by the coding sequence ATGAACATTAAGAAAATATTTGAAACCATGGAATATGGTCCTGCACCAGAAAGCCCTAAAGCGGCTTTAGATTGGTTGAAAAAACACAACAATAAATTTGGTTACTATAGCAATGGAAAATGGGAAACGCCATCTACCAAAAAATATTTCCCTTCTGTTAATCCCTCGAACAAAGAGGTCTTGGCAGAAATCGCTCATGCTGGAGAAAAAGATGTCAACAAAGCTGTAAAGGCAGCCAAAAAAGCCTTGCCCAAATGGGTGAAACTGGGGGCACACGGACGAGCACGTTATCTTTATGCAATGGCACGTCAAATTCAGAAAAATGCCCGCCTTTTTGCAGTACTTGAGTCTATGGATAATGGTAAACCCATTCGGGAATCTAGAGATATTGATATTCCCTTGGTTGCCCGTCATTTTTACCATCATGCAGGCTGGGCACAATTGATGGATACAGAGCTGAAAGATTATAAGGAACTAGGAGTAATTGGTCAAATTATTCCTTGGAACTTTCCGTTGTTGATGCTAGCTTGGAAAATTGCGCCAGCTTTAGCAATGGGGAATACTGTGGTTCTTAAACCCGCAGAATTTACTTCCTTGACTGCTCTTTTGTTTGCGGAAATTTGCGATCAAATAGGTCTGCCAGCAGGAGTTGTGAATATTGTTACAGGAGAAGGAGATACAGGAGCTGCTATTGTTAAGCATCCCGATGTTGATAAAATTGCTTTTACAGGATCAACAGAAGTAGGAAAAATTATTCGAAAAGCAACTGCTGGAAGTGGCAAAAAATTATCCTTAGAACTAGGTGGAAAATCACCTTTCATTGTATTTGAGGATGCTGATTTAGATTCTGTAGTAGAAGGAATTGTAGATGCTATTTGGTTTAATCAAGGACAGGTTTGCTGTGCAGGCTCTCGTTTGTTGGTACAGGAAAGTGTAGCAGATGCTTTGTATAAAAAAATAAAGGCTCGCATGAAAAAATTGCGAGTAGGGGATGCTTTGGATAAGTGTATTGATATGGGGGCAGTGGTAGATCAATCTCAACTCAAAACAATTACCAAACTTGTTAAGCAGGGAATTGCCGAAGGTGGCGAGGTTTATCAAGCTACAGAGCGCTGTCCCACAGAAGGCTTTTATTATCCACCAACGCTCTTTACAGATGTGCAGCCTTCTTCGTCTGTGGCACAAGTAGAAATTTTTGGCCCTGTGTTGGTCGCAATGACTTTTCGAACACATGCAGAGGCTATCAAATTAGCCAACAATACGAGATATGGTTTGGCTGCTAGTATTTGGACGGATAATATTAATCTAGCTTTGGAGGTTGCGCCAAAAATAAAAGCTGGGGTAGTTTGGATTAATTGCACGAATGTTTTTGATGCTGCTGCTGGTTTTGGGGGGTATCGAGAATCGGGCTTTGGCCGAGAAGGGGGCAAAGAGGGATTGTATGAATATATGAAACCTCGTATTAATGACAGTTTTGCTAAAGAACCTTTTCTTTTGCCACAAACCAAAGATGTTGTTACCTCAACTTCTGCAATCCCAGCTATTGATAAAACGGCTAAGATGTATATTGGGGGCAAACAAGTACGCCCAGATGGAGGTTATACCACTAAAATATACAATCCTAATGGTCAATATGTTGGAGATGTATCAGAAGGAAATCGAAAAGATATTAGAAATGCCGTAGAAGCTGCACACAAAAATACAAGTTGGGGAGGAAAAACAGGGCACGCTCGGGCTCAAGTGCTGTATTTTATAGCTGAAAACTTGGCTTACCGAAAACAAGAGCTAGCAGAAAGAATTGCTGTATCAATTAATGTTAAAATGGCTACAGCGTTAGAAGAGGTAGAATTGTCGATTCAACGAATTTATTACTACGCTGCAATGGCAGACAAATACGATGGAAATGTGCACCATACTATTTCTAGAAATGTGACTCTGGCAATGCCTGAAGCCATCGGAGTAATGGCGGTTATTTGCCCCAATGAATCTCCTTTATTAGGCTTCATTTCTGCTGTGATTCCTGCTATAACAATGGGAAATAATGTAGTGGTAGTTCCATCTGAAACAGCGCCTTTATTGGCAACAGATTTTTATCAAATATTAGAAACTTCTGATGTTCCTGCTGGAACGGTGAATATTGTTACTGGAAATCAAGCTGAATTGGCAGCGGTTTTGGCCAAGCATGATGATGTGGACGGCATTTGGTATTTTGGTAATCAAAAGGTATCTGCTATGATCGAGCAGGCGTCAACCGATAATATGAAACGGACATGGGTATCTCATGGAAAGTATCGAAACTGGCACGAGGTAGCGCATGGACAAGGGGATACCTTTTTGCGCAAGGCTAGTCAGATTAAAAATATTTGGGTTCCTTACGGAGAGTAG
- a CDS encoding FISUMP domain-containing protein — protein MTNIVIKLLFCYCLGLLVLGCDKETKEVNCPITYGTLVDPRDGSRYATVSICTQLWMAQNLRYELEGALLNPSNPGTEYGRLYSYDQALKVCPNGWHLPTDEEWRTLEEALGMTKEETEKIGWRGEKEGQFLKSTTEWNQKENSSNSAGFRAVPAGYHKEEYLDMGGQAYFWTASAVDDKNAWGRSLKGEQKKIKRSQENRSVYQSCRCIMD, from the coding sequence ATGACTAATATTGTAATTAAGTTGTTGTTTTGTTATTGCCTAGGATTATTGGTGCTTGGTTGCGATAAGGAAACAAAAGAAGTGAATTGTCCGATTACCTACGGAACATTGGTAGACCCTAGAGATGGTAGCCGATATGCTACGGTATCTATTTGTACACAACTCTGGATGGCTCAAAATTTACGTTACGAATTAGAGGGGGCACTTCTAAATCCTTCTAATCCAGGAACAGAATATGGAAGGCTTTATTCTTATGACCAAGCGTTAAAGGTTTGCCCTAATGGTTGGCATTTGCCTACAGATGAGGAATGGAGAACCTTAGAAGAAGCGCTGGGGATGACAAAAGAAGAAACTGAAAAAATAGGATGGAGAGGTGAAAAAGAAGGGCAATTCTTGAAGTCTACAACTGAATGGAACCAAAAAGAAAATAGTTCCAATAGCGCAGGATTTAGAGCAGTACCTGCTGGGTATCATAAAGAGGAATATTTGGACATGGGGGGACAGGCTTATTTTTGGACTGCTTCTGCTGTTGATGACAAAAACGCTTGGGGAAGATCTTTAAAAGGTGAACAAAAAAAGATAAAACGATCGCAAGAGAATCGGTCAGTTTATCAATCTTGTCGTTGTATCATGGATTAA
- the thiS gene encoding sulfur carrier protein ThiS, which yields MPTTINIWVNQKEQQYIAPLTLLGLLQQINKAEKTGIAIAVNNSVIPKIKWQDLDLKDQDKVTIITATQGG from the coding sequence ATGCCAACAACCATAAACATTTGGGTCAACCAAAAAGAGCAACAATACATTGCTCCATTAACACTATTGGGTTTGCTTCAGCAAATTAATAAAGCTGAAAAAACAGGTATTGCCATAGCAGTTAACAACAGTGTAATTCCTAAAATCAAATGGCAAGACTTAGATCTTAAGGATCAAGACAAAGTAACCATTATAACAGCTACTCAAGGGGGCTAA
- the deoC gene encoding deoxyribose-phosphate aldolase: protein MEKTKKKKDVLSLQEHQRNEGVPLDMNYIKGLRVNKSAVERRASTLGKRRSVKKDWQAAWLLRAVTCIDLTTLAGDDTAGNVQRLCAKAMQPVRQDLLEAMGMDKMGITTGAVCVYHNLIKDAKQALKGSNIPIAAVSTAFPAGLIPLEERLKQIRLSVGAGAKEIDIVIHRAQVLTGDWEGLYREMRLMRQACGEAHMKAILATGELSTLTNVAKASHVCMMAGADFIKTSTGKEKENATLPVSLTMIRAIRDYHERTGYKVGFKPAGGIRTAKQALNWLILIKEELGEDWLNNTLFRFGASSLLGDIERQLEHFVTGRYSASYRHPMA from the coding sequence ATGGAAAAAACAAAAAAGAAAAAGGATGTTCTTTCGCTACAAGAACACCAAAGAAATGAAGGGGTTCCGCTCGATATGAATTACATCAAGGGACTTCGTGTAAATAAGAGTGCTGTTGAGCGTAGAGCGAGTACGTTAGGGAAACGACGCTCTGTCAAAAAAGATTGGCAGGCAGCTTGGTTGTTGAGAGCCGTTACTTGTATTGATTTGACGACTTTGGCAGGAGATGATACTGCTGGCAATGTACAGCGACTTTGTGCTAAAGCAATGCAACCTGTTCGTCAAGATTTGCTAGAGGCAATGGGGATGGATAAGATGGGGATCACTACAGGAGCTGTTTGTGTTTATCATAATTTGATTAAAGATGCAAAGCAGGCTTTAAAGGGGAGTAATATCCCTATTGCGGCTGTTTCTACTGCTTTTCCTGCTGGATTAATCCCTTTGGAGGAACGGTTAAAACAAATTAGATTGTCGGTAGGTGCAGGGGCAAAAGAAATTGATATTGTGATTCATAGAGCACAGGTCTTAACTGGAGATTGGGAAGGGCTTTATCGAGAAATGCGATTGATGCGACAGGCTTGTGGTGAAGCTCATATGAAGGCTATTTTGGCAACAGGCGAATTGTCTACCTTGACGAATGTAGCCAAGGCTAGCCATGTGTGCATGATGGCAGGTGCCGACTTTATAAAAACGAGTACAGGCAAAGAAAAAGAAAATGCTACCTTGCCCGTTAGTTTGACCATGATACGAGCAATTCGGGATTATCACGAACGGACAGGATATAAGGTAGGATTCAAGCCCGCTGGGGGAATTAGAACGGCAAAACAGGCTTTGAATTGGCTGATTTTGATCAAGGAAGAATTGGGAGAGGACTGGTTGAACAATACGCTGTTTCGTTTTGGAGCGAGTAGTTTGTTGGGGGATATTGAACGACAATTAGAACACTTTGTTACAGGACGATATTCGGCTTCGTATAGGCATCCAATGGCTTAG
- a CDS encoding PhoH family protein, translated as MSLSEVVLLIEDLDLVAFYGQNDQHLNAVRKAYPDVTITSRGGMIKLNGDKKRVQEVKRKLEMMTKLLRQYGELSKANIKDILSGENPFVTKIKKDSKNVIVHGRNGKPILPRTQNQKKMVDLSNDNDILFAIGPAGTGKTYTAVAMAVRALKLGMVSRIILTRPAVEAGENLGYLPGDLKDKIDPYLRPLYDALDDMIPPDKLALYMQNRVIEVAPLAFMRGRTLDNSFIILDEAQNTTETQLKMFLTRLGPHAKCIITGDLSQIDLPRRQQSGLIKSLRILKNIEGIGMLELTSSDVVRHRLVKQIIDAYEKHTPSTIKKEGSKTSSEKETEEGKPTEDSK; from the coding sequence ATGAGTTTAAGCGAAGTAGTATTACTTATCGAAGATTTGGATTTGGTTGCCTTTTATGGTCAGAATGACCAACATTTAAATGCTGTACGCAAGGCTTATCCTGATGTTACAATCACTTCTAGAGGAGGAATGATTAAGTTGAATGGTGATAAAAAACGGGTACAGGAAGTAAAGCGTAAACTAGAAATGATGACAAAATTGCTTAGGCAGTATGGAGAACTAAGCAAGGCAAATATCAAAGATATTCTTAGTGGGGAGAATCCTTTTGTAACAAAAATAAAAAAGGATAGCAAAAATGTAATTGTGCATGGTCGCAATGGCAAGCCAATTTTGCCTCGTACACAGAACCAAAAGAAAATGGTGGACTTATCAAACGATAATGACATTTTGTTTGCGATTGGTCCTGCGGGAACGGGCAAAACTTACACTGCTGTAGCGATGGCTGTTAGAGCGCTAAAACTAGGAATGGTAAGCCGAATCATTTTAACTCGTCCTGCTGTAGAAGCTGGCGAAAATTTGGGGTATTTACCAGGGGATTTAAAGGATAAAATTGATCCTTACTTGCGCCCGCTTTATGATGCACTGGACGATATGATTCCGCCTGATAAATTGGCGTTGTATATGCAAAACCGAGTTATTGAGGTTGCTCCATTGGCCTTTATGCGTGGACGAACACTGGATAATTCTTTTATTATTTTGGATGAGGCTCAAAATACAACCGAAACACAGTTAAAAATGTTTTTAACTCGTTTGGGACCTCATGCTAAATGTATTATTACAGGGGATCTCTCGCAGATTGATTTGCCTAGACGTCAGCAATCGGGCTTGATTAAGAGTTTGAGAATTCTGAAAAATATTGAAGGGATTGGAATGTTAGAATTAACCAGTTCTGATGTGGTGCGTCATCGTTTGGTAAAACAAATTATTGATGCTTACGAAAAACATACTCCTTCTACGATTAAAAAAGAGGGCTCAAAAACTAGTTCCGAAAAAGAAACTGAGGAAGGAAAACCAACAGAAGACTCAAAATAG
- the thiC gene encoding phosphomethylpyrimidine synthase ThiC yields the protein MKKDKIPSQGVITKDAFPASQKIYVKGKIHDIEVAMREITLEDTVHKGTGKVEKNAPVTVYDTSGPYTDPNINIDITKGIKRLRQQWILDRNDVEALDSISSEYGQERLNDEALDHLRFPSLQHQPLRAKKGCNVSQMHYAKKGIITPEMEYIAIRENQRRDELMQQGVDFKQHPGQSFGANIPTGFITAEFVRDEIAAGRAVMPNNINHPESEPMIIGRNFLVKINANIGNSAVTSSIAEEVEKAVWACRWGADTIMDLSTGQNIHETREWIIRNSPVPIGTVPIYQALEKVNGIAEDLTWEIFRDTLIEQAEQGVSYFTIHAGVLLRYVPLTADRITGIVSRGGSIMAKWCLAHHKENFLYTHFEEICEIMKAYDVAFSLGDGLRPGCLADANDAAQFGELETLGELTKIAWKHDVQVMIEGPGHVPMQLIKENMDKQLRDCFEAPFYTLGPLTTDIAPGYDHITSAIGAAQIGWYGTAMLCYVTPKEHLGLPNKKDVKDGVITYKIAAHAADLAKGHPGAQHRDNALSKARFEFRWNDQFNLSLDPDTAREFHDETLPADGAKIAHFCSMCGPKFCSMKITQEVRDYAASLKTNEEDALKKGMAEKSKEFTTKGSEIYT from the coding sequence ATGAAAAAAGATAAAATTCCAAGTCAAGGTGTTATCACAAAAGACGCTTTTCCTGCTTCACAAAAGATCTATGTGAAGGGTAAAATCCATGACATTGAAGTAGCTATGCGTGAGATTACCTTAGAAGATACGGTTCACAAAGGGACGGGTAAGGTAGAAAAAAATGCCCCTGTAACGGTGTATGATACAAGTGGTCCTTATACAGATCCCAATATCAATATTGATATAACAAAAGGTATTAAACGCTTGCGTCAACAATGGATTTTGGATCGAAACGATGTTGAAGCCTTAGATAGTATTAGCTCTGAATATGGGCAAGAACGCTTAAACGATGAAGCCTTAGATCACTTGCGTTTTCCTAGCCTACAACACCAACCACTTCGTGCCAAAAAAGGCTGTAATGTATCTCAAATGCATTATGCAAAGAAAGGGATCATTACTCCAGAAATGGAATATATCGCCATTCGTGAGAATCAACGAAGAGATGAATTGATGCAACAAGGGGTTGATTTTAAACAACATCCTGGTCAAAGTTTTGGAGCCAATATTCCTACTGGCTTTATCACTGCCGAATTTGTCCGAGATGAAATAGCCGCAGGACGAGCAGTAATGCCCAACAATATCAATCACCCTGAATCAGAGCCAATGATTATTGGGCGTAATTTCTTGGTTAAAATCAATGCTAATATAGGCAACTCTGCTGTTACTTCTAGTATCGCAGAAGAAGTAGAAAAAGCCGTTTGGGCTTGTCGCTGGGGAGCCGATACCATTATGGATTTATCTACAGGTCAAAATATTCATGAAACACGAGAATGGATTATTCGCAACTCTCCTGTTCCGATTGGTACCGTTCCGATTTATCAAGCCTTAGAAAAAGTAAACGGAATTGCAGAAGATTTAACGTGGGAGATTTTCCGTGATACCTTAATTGAGCAAGCAGAACAGGGAGTTTCTTATTTTACGATTCATGCAGGAGTGTTATTGCGTTATGTCCCTTTAACAGCAGATCGAATTACAGGAATTGTTTCAAGAGGCGGGTCTATTATGGCTAAGTGGTGTTTGGCGCATCACAAAGAAAACTTCTTGTATACCCATTTTGAAGAGATTTGCGAAATCATGAAAGCTTATGATGTTGCTTTCTCTTTAGGAGATGGCTTGCGCCCTGGTTGTTTGGCTGATGCCAATGATGCTGCACAATTTGGAGAATTAGAGACCTTGGGTGAATTAACAAAAATTGCTTGGAAACATGATGTTCAAGTCATGATTGAAGGACCTGGTCACGTTCCCATGCAACTCATCAAAGAAAACATGGATAAGCAATTAAGAGATTGCTTTGAAGCTCCGTTTTATACACTAGGGCCTTTGACCACTGATATTGCCCCTGGTTATGATCACATTACCTCTGCTATTGGTGCCGCTCAAATAGGTTGGTATGGTACCGCTATGCTTTGTTATGTAACTCCTAAAGAGCATTTAGGCTTACCCAACAAAAAAGATGTTAAAGATGGTGTTATTACCTATAAAATAGCGGCTCATGCGGCTGATTTGGCAAAAGGGCACCCAGGAGCTCAACATCGTGACAATGCCTTGAGCAAAGCTCGTTTTGAATTCCGTTGGAACGATCAATTCAATTTGTCTTTAGATCCTGATACGGCTCGTGAGTTTCACGATGAAACCTTGCCAGCAGATGGAGCAAAAATTGCTCATTTCTGCTCTATGTGTGGGCCTAAATTCTGTTCTATGAAAATCACACAAGAAGTAAGGGATTATGCTGCTAGTCTAAAAACCAATGAAGAAGATGCCCTTAAAAAAGGTATGGCTGAAAAATCTAAAGAATTTACAACCAAAGGTTCAGAAATTTATACTTAG